One part of the Verrucomicrobiia bacterium genome encodes these proteins:
- a CDS encoding HAD family hydrolase, with protein MANLRIRIFVSGYLSLNYLRKESVVKAFIFDIDGTLVDSNDLHASAWERAFAANGKAVSSHNIRPHLGKGADQLLPEFLTAEEIKKIGKAITEKREEIFKRDYQVQVRPFPKVRELFKKIHDAGARIALASSSKKEEVEENKTIAQIGDLVEKSSSADQAKQSKPAPDIFFAAMELLGQPAHDTVLVVGDTPYDAIAALKAGLPIIGVLCGGFSEKDLREHGCRAVYRDPADILENLEGIMAG; from the coding sequence TTGGCCAATTTGCGCATTCGCATTTTCGTGTCAGGCTATCTTTCCCTCAACTACCTAAGAAAGGAATCAGTGGTTAAAGCTTTTATTTTTGATATTGATGGAACGCTGGTTGACTCAAATGATCTGCATGCCAGCGCGTGGGAGCGGGCTTTTGCGGCGAATGGCAAGGCGGTGTCGTCACACAATATTCGACCGCATCTGGGCAAGGGAGCGGATCAGTTGCTGCCGGAATTTCTCACCGCCGAGGAAATAAAAAAAATCGGCAAGGCGATCACTGAGAAGCGTGAGGAAATTTTCAAGCGCGACTATCAAGTGCAGGTGCGACCGTTTCCGAAGGTGCGCGAACTTTTTAAAAAAATTCATGATGCGGGCGCGCGGATCGCGCTGGCGTCGTCGTCGAAAAAGGAAGAGGTCGAGGAAAATAAAACCATCGCGCAAATTGGCGACCTGGTTGAAAAAAGTTCTTCCGCCGATCAAGCGAAGCAATCGAAACCGGCGCCGGATATTTTTTTCGCAGCGATGGAATTGCTCGGCCAGCCGGCGCACGACACGGTGCTGGTCGTGGGCGATACGCCTTATGATGCGATTGCGGCGTTGAAGGCCGGGCTGCCGATCATCGGCGTGTTATGTGGCGGTTTTTCGGAAAAGGATTTGCGCGAGCATGGGTGTCGCGCGGTGTATCGGGATCCGGCGGATATTTTAGAGAATCTCGAAGGGATTATGGCTGGCTGA
- a CDS encoding NAD(P)-dependent alcohol dehydrogenase, translating into MPTFNGYAALTPKGALQPFSFDPGELADEDVEIKVTHCGICHSDLSMLDNDWGMSKFPIVLGHEAVGTIVALGKDAKGLKLGQRVGVGWSAHSCLHCHECLGGDHNLCATNQGTIVGRHGGFADRLRCQWTWARPLPDALDLAKTGPLLCGGITVFAPFLEHKIPSTARVGIIGIGGLGHMALQFANKWGCEVHAFTTSDSKEAEAHKLGAHHVHNTKNPDALKKIAGRLDLIISTINVPLDVPALLDTLRPKGRLHVVGAVLKPLEVPAFGLISGAKSVSGSPTGSPTAISAMLEFCALHNIAPITENFPMSKVNDAFEHLRSGKARYRIVLESGK; encoded by the coding sequence ATGCCAACTTTCAACGGCTACGCCGCACTCACCCCCAAAGGCGCACTGCAACCTTTCAGTTTCGATCCCGGCGAACTCGCCGATGAAGACGTCGAAATCAAAGTCACGCATTGCGGCATTTGCCATTCCGATCTCTCCATGCTCGATAACGATTGGGGCATGTCCAAATTCCCGATCGTTCTCGGCCACGAAGCCGTCGGCACGATTGTCGCGCTCGGCAAAGACGCTAAAGGGCTGAAGCTCGGCCAGCGCGTCGGTGTCGGCTGGTCGGCCCACAGTTGTTTGCATTGCCACGAATGCCTCGGCGGCGATCATAATCTCTGCGCCACGAATCAAGGCACCATCGTCGGACGCCACGGCGGATTCGCCGACCGTTTGCGCTGTCAATGGACCTGGGCGCGGCCCTTGCCCGATGCGCTTGACCTCGCGAAAACCGGCCCGCTTCTCTGCGGCGGCATCACCGTGTTCGCTCCGTTTTTGGAACACAAAATTCCCTCCACCGCGCGCGTCGGCATCATCGGCATCGGCGGACTCGGCCACATGGCGCTCCAGTTCGCCAACAAGTGGGGCTGCGAAGTCCACGCCTTCACCACCAGCGACAGCAAGGAAGCCGAAGCGCACAAACTCGGCGCGCATCACGTTCACAACACCAAAAATCCGGACGCCCTGAAAAAAATCGCCGGTCGTCTCGACCTGATTATTTCCACCATCAACGTCCCGCTCGACGTGCCCGCCTTGCTCGACACCCTCCGGCCCAAGGGACGCCTTCACGTCGTCGGCGCCGTGCTCAAGCCGCTGGAAGTTCCCGCGTTCGGACTGATCAGTGGGGCAAAATCCGTGTCCGGCTCGCCCACCGGCAGCCCGACCGCCATCAGCGCCATGCTCGAATTCTGTGCGCTCCACAACATCGCCCCCATCACCGAAAATTTCCCCATGTCCAAAGTAAACGACGCCTTCGAGCACCTCCGCTCCGGCAAAGCCCGCTACCGCATCGTGCTCGAAAGCGGCAAGTAA